The following are encoded in a window of Persicobacter psychrovividus genomic DNA:
- a CDS encoding efflux RND transporter periplasmic adaptor subunit, whose product MRKQFYSQTLLFLFMALIFAISACDKKVSEPPRPVVGVDTVKTRDVEIYGDYVGRIEASLNVEIRARVDGFLEKRNFREGTYVHKGDLLYLIDQRPYIANVNKNKAALNQSEVEMQKAKRDVARLKPLYAQNAASQLDLDNAQSALESAQAKYQMNLAELKQAQLELEYTEIRSPLDGYISKSNVDIGTLVGSGSNSLLATVLQLDPVRVNFNISVIDYLNAQRKKATSSLAQVSDSTRGWTPKVKITLPDNSEYNYEGRLNFVEPKVNPKTGTFEVQALVANPERVILPGQFTKVSLLLQVLEDAVVVPRKALVIEDGGAYVYVLRKDQTVEKRLVETGQELDQEVVITRGLWQNEVFVSEGIQKAMPGKKVVAVSSFEDYKTQFDRDSVSEEGVVK is encoded by the coding sequence ATGAGAAAACAATTTTATTCTCAGACTTTACTTTTCCTCTTTATGGCGCTGATTTTTGCAATTAGTGCTTGTGATAAAAAAGTTTCAGAACCACCACGCCCTGTTGTGGGAGTGGACACCGTGAAAACGCGTGATGTTGAGATTTACGGCGATTATGTCGGAAGAATTGAAGCCTCGTTGAATGTGGAGATCCGCGCGAGGGTAGATGGCTTCCTGGAGAAAAGGAATTTCCGCGAGGGAACTTATGTCCATAAAGGAGACCTATTGTATTTGATTGACCAACGACCTTATATCGCTAATGTGAATAAAAATAAGGCCGCTTTAAATCAGTCGGAAGTAGAAATGCAAAAAGCCAAAAGGGATGTGGCGCGTTTGAAGCCGCTTTATGCGCAGAATGCCGCCTCGCAGCTCGATCTTGATAATGCACAGTCGGCCCTGGAGTCGGCACAGGCAAAATATCAGATGAATTTGGCCGAGCTGAAACAAGCCCAGCTGGAGCTTGAATATACTGAGATCCGCTCTCCTTTGGATGGCTACATCTCGAAGTCCAATGTAGATATCGGGACACTGGTGGGGAGTGGAAGCAATTCGTTGCTGGCGACGGTCCTTCAGCTTGACCCGGTACGCGTAAACTTCAACATTTCGGTGATTGATTACCTGAATGCGCAGCGCAAGAAAGCGACAAGTTCGCTTGCGCAGGTGAGTGACAGCACCAGAGGCTGGACACCAAAAGTAAAAATTACACTGCCAGATAATTCCGAATACAATTATGAAGGGCGATTGAACTTTGTGGAGCCGAAAGTAAATCCTAAAACGGGAACTTTCGAGGTGCAGGCACTTGTGGCCAACCCCGAGCGAGTGATTTTGCCTGGTCAGTTTACCAAGGTTTCTTTGCTGTTGCAGGTGTTGGAAGACGCCGTGGTGGTTCCCCGTAAAGCTTTAGTGATTGAAGACGGAGGAGCTTATGTTTATGTGCTTCGCAAAGATCAAACGGTAGAAAAACGACTTGTGGAAACAGGACAGGAGCTGGATCAGGAAGTGGTGATCACCCGTGGTTTGTGGCAAAATGAAGTTTTCGTTTCTGAAGGAATCCAGAAAGCAATGCCAGGGAAGAAAGTGGTGGCAGTAAGCAGCTTTGAAGATTATAAAACACAATTTGATCGGGACTCAGTTTCGGAGGAAGGGGTAGTAAAATAA